One Pseudonocardia sediminis DNA window includes the following coding sequences:
- a CDS encoding CoA-acylating methylmalonate-semialdehyde dehydrogenase, protein MSSTMTGTARTPTGDGTPELTHWIGGAARPGTSGRFGDVTDPATGAVSARVPFASDDEVQAAVAAATAAFPGWRDTSLAKRTQILFRFRELLNAKAPELAALITAEHGKVLSDAAGEVARGQEVVEFACGMPHLLKGSASENASTGVDVHSVRQPLGPVAIISPFNFPAMVPMWFFPVAIAAGNTVVLKPSEKVPSSALWIAELWKEAGLPEGVFTVLNGDKAAVDGLLTHPGIKAVSFVGSTPIARYIYETGTAHGKRVQALGGAKNHMVVLPDADLDLAADQAVNAGFGSAGERCMAVSVLVAVGSCADTLVDKIAERARGLRTGDGRRGCDMGPLVTRAAQERVSGYVDAGEAEGARVVVDGRTGEFDAEGEGFFVGPTLLDHVGTGMSVYTDEIFGPVLSVVRVETYEQAVEVINANPYGNGTAIFTNDGGAARRFQNEVEVGMIGVNVPVPVPTAYYSFGGWKNSLFGDTHAHGVEGVHFFTRGKVVTTRWLDPSHGGLDLGFPQNT, encoded by the coding sequence ATGAGCAGCACGATGACCGGCACCGCCCGGACCCCCACCGGCGACGGCACGCCGGAGCTCACCCACTGGATCGGCGGGGCCGCCCGTCCGGGCACGAGCGGCCGCTTCGGCGACGTTACCGACCCCGCCACCGGGGCGGTGAGCGCCCGGGTGCCGTTCGCCTCCGACGACGAGGTGCAGGCGGCCGTCGCCGCTGCGACCGCCGCGTTCCCCGGCTGGCGCGACACGTCGCTGGCCAAGCGGACCCAGATCCTGTTCCGCTTCCGCGAGCTGCTCAACGCTAAGGCTCCGGAGCTGGCGGCGCTGATCACCGCCGAGCACGGCAAGGTCCTCTCCGACGCGGCCGGCGAGGTCGCCCGCGGCCAGGAGGTCGTGGAGTTCGCCTGCGGGATGCCGCACCTGCTCAAGGGCAGCGCCTCCGAGAACGCCTCCACCGGCGTCGACGTGCACTCGGTGCGCCAGCCGCTGGGCCCGGTCGCGATCATCAGCCCGTTCAACTTCCCGGCCATGGTGCCGATGTGGTTCTTCCCCGTCGCGATCGCCGCCGGGAACACGGTCGTGCTCAAGCCCTCGGAGAAGGTGCCGTCCTCTGCGCTCTGGATCGCCGAGCTGTGGAAGGAGGCGGGGCTGCCCGAGGGCGTGTTCACCGTCCTCAACGGGGACAAGGCCGCCGTCGACGGCCTGCTCACCCACCCCGGCATCAAGGCCGTCAGCTTCGTCGGGTCCACCCCGATCGCCCGCTACATCTACGAGACCGGCACCGCGCACGGCAAGCGCGTGCAGGCCTTGGGCGGGGCGAAGAACCACATGGTCGTGCTGCCCGACGCCGACCTCGACCTGGCCGCCGACCAGGCCGTCAACGCCGGGTTCGGCTCGGCGGGCGAGCGCTGCATGGCGGTCTCCGTGCTCGTCGCCGTCGGCTCCTGCGCCGACACACTGGTCGACAAGATCGCCGAGCGGGCCCGGGGCCTGCGTACCGGAGACGGCCGCCGCGGCTGCGACATGGGCCCGCTCGTCACCAGGGCCGCGCAGGAACGGGTCTCCGGCTATGTCGACGCCGGTGAGGCCGAGGGCGCGAGGGTCGTGGTGGACGGCCGGACCGGTGAGTTCGACGCGGAGGGGGAGGGCTTCTTCGTCGGCCCGACCCTGCTCGACCACGTCGGCACCGGGATGAGCGTCTACACCGATGAGATCTTCGGACCCGTCCTGTCGGTGGTCCGGGTCGAGACCTACGAGCAGGCCGTCGAGGTGATCAACGCCAACCCCTACGGCAACGGCACCGCGATCTTCACCAACGACGGCGGCGCCGCGCGGCGGTTCCAGAACGAGGTCGAGGTCGGGATGATCGGCGTCAACGTGCCGGTCCCGGTCCCGACGGCCTACTACAGCTTCGGCGGCTGGAAGAACTCGCTCTTCGGTGACACCCACGCCCACGGTGTCGAGGGCGTGCACTTCTTCACCCGCGGCAAGGTCGTCACCACCCGCTGGCTCGATCCGTCGCACGGGGGGCTCGACCTCGGGTTCCCGCAGAACACCTGA